A window from Pseudomonas campi encodes these proteins:
- the rplJ gene encoding 50S ribosomal protein L10, with the protein MAIKLEDKKAIVAEVNEAAKVALSAVVADARGVTVGAMTGLRKEAREAGVYVRVVRNTLLRRAVADTEYSVLNDAFTGPTLIAFSNEHPGAAARLFKEFAKGNDKFEIKAAAFEGKFLAATQIDVLASLPTRDEAIARLMSVIQGATSKLARTLAAVRDQKEAAAA; encoded by the coding sequence GTGGCAATTAAACTCGAAGACAAGAAGGCCATCGTCGCTGAAGTCAACGAGGCTGCCAAAGTCGCCCTGTCTGCTGTTGTGGCTGATGCCCGCGGTGTGACGGTAGGCGCTATGACCGGACTCCGTAAAGAGGCTCGTGAAGCAGGCGTATACGTGCGTGTCGTACGTAACACCCTGCTCCGTCGTGCCGTTGCTGACACTGAATACAGTGTCCTCAACGACGCCTTCACCGGCCCGACCTTGATTGCTTTCTCCAACGAACACCCGGGCGCTGCTGCTCGTCTGTTCAAAGAGTTCGCTAAAGGTAACGACAAGTTCGAGATCAAGGCAGCTGCGTTCGAGGGCAAGTTCCTCGCAGCAACCCAGATCGACGTGTTGGCTTCGCTGCCAACTCGCGACGAAGCTATTGCACGACTGATGAGCGTGATCCAAGGCGCTACCAGCAAGCTGGCTCGTACTCTGGCGGCCGTTCGCGACCAGAAAGAAGCTGCCGCTGCCTAA
- the rpoB gene encoding DNA-directed RNA polymerase subunit beta, whose product MAYSYTEKKRIRKDFSKLPDVMDVPYLLAIQLDSYREFLQAGASKEQFRDVGLHAAFKSVFPIISYSGNAALEYVGYRLGEPAFDVKECVLRGVTFAVPLRVKVRLIIFDKESSNKAIKDIKEQEVYMGEIPLMTENGTFIINGTERVIVSQLHRSPGVFFDHDRGKTHSSGKLLYSARIIPYRGSWLDFEFDPKDCVFVRIDRRRKLPASVLLRALGYSTEEVLNAFYATNVFHVQGESLNLELVPQRLRGEIAAFDIKDEKGKVIVEQGRRITARHINQIDKAGIKELEVPLDYVLGRTTAKAIVHPSTGEIVAECNTELTTDLLAKIVKAQVVRIETLYTNDIDCGPFVSDTLKIDSTSNQLEALVEIYRMMRPGEPPTKDAAETLFNNLFFSAERYDLSAVGRMKFNRRIGRTEIEGSGVLSKEDIVEVLKTLVDIRNGKGIVDDIDHLGNRRVRCVGEMAENQFRVGLVRVERAVKERLSMAESEGLMPQDLINAKPVAAAVKEFFGSSQLSQFMDQNNPLSEITHKRRVSALGPGGLTRERAGFEVRDVHPTHYGRVCPIETPEGPNIGLINSLAAYARTNQYGFLESPYRVVKAGLVTNEIVFLSAIEEADHVIAQASATMNDKGMLTDELVAVRHLNEFTVKAPEDVTLMDVSPKQVVSVAASLIPFLEHDDANRALMGSNMQRQAVPTLRADKPLVGTGMERNVARDSGVCVVARRGGVIDSVDASRVVVRVNDDEVETGEAGVDIYNLTKYTRSNQNTCINQRPLVSKGDKVARSDILADGPSTDMGELALGQNMRVAFMPWNGYNFEDSICLSERVVQEDRFTTIHIQELTCVARDTKLGPEEITADIPNVGEAALNKLDEAGIVYVGAEVGAGDILVGKVTPKGETQLTPEEKLLRAIFGEKASDVKDTSLRVPTGTKGTVIDVQVFTRDGVERDSRALSIEKTQLDEIRKDLNEEFRIVEGATFERLRSALVGAKAEGGTGLKKGAVIDDAYLDGLERGQWFKLRMAEDALNEQLEKAQAYISDRRQMLDDKFEDKKRKLQQGDDLAPGVLKIVKVYLAIKRRIQPGDKMAGRHGNKGVVSVIMPVEDMPHDANGTPVDIVLNPLGVPSRMNVGQILETHLGLAAKGLGEKINRMLEEQRKVAELRKFMQQIYNEIGGRQENLNELSDTEILDLAKNLRGGVPMATPVFDGAKESEIKAMLKLADLPESGQMRLTDGRTGNQFERPTTVGYMYMLKLNHLVDDKMHARSTGSYSLVTQQPLGGKAQFGGQRFGEMEVWALEAYGAAYTLQEMLTVKSDDVNGRTKMYKNIVDGDHRMEAGMPESFNVLIKEIRSLGIDIELETE is encoded by the coding sequence ATGGCTTACTCATACACTGAGAAAAAACGTATCCGCAAGGACTTTAGCAAGTTGCCGGACGTGATGGATGTGCCGTATCTCCTGGCCATCCAGTTGGATTCGTACCGCGAATTCCTGCAGGCGGGAGCGAGCAAGGAGCAGTTCCGCGACGTTGGCCTGCATGCGGCCTTCAAGTCCGTATTCCCGATTATCAGCTATTCCGGCAATGCTGCTCTGGAGTACGTTGGCTATCGCCTGGGCGAGCCGGCGTTCGACGTCAAAGAGTGCGTGCTGCGTGGCGTGACATTCGCCGTACCGCTGCGGGTCAAAGTCCGCCTGATCATTTTCGACAAAGAATCGTCGAACAAAGCGATCAAGGACATTAAAGAGCAAGAAGTCTACATGGGGGAAATCCCCCTGATGACCGAGAACGGTACCTTCATCATCAACGGTACCGAGCGCGTCATTGTTTCCCAGCTGCACCGCTCGCCGGGTGTGTTCTTCGACCACGACCGTGGCAAGACCCACAGCTCGGGCAAGCTGCTGTACTCGGCTCGTATCATTCCTTACCGCGGCTCCTGGTTGGACTTCGAGTTCGACCCGAAGGACTGCGTGTTCGTGCGTATCGACCGTCGTCGCAAGCTGCCGGCTTCCGTGCTGCTGCGTGCGCTGGGCTACAGCACTGAGGAAGTGCTGAATGCCTTCTACGCCACCAACGTGTTCCACGTGCAGGGCGAGTCGCTCAACCTGGAACTGGTGCCGCAGCGTCTGCGTGGTGAGATCGCTGCGTTCGACATCAAGGACGAGAAGGGCAAGGTCATTGTTGAGCAAGGCCGCCGTATCACCGCGCGCCACATCAACCAGATCGACAAGGCCGGCATCAAAGAGTTGGAGGTTCCGCTCGACTACGTGCTGGGCCGCACCACTGCGAAAGCCATCGTGCATCCGTCGACCGGTGAGATTGTTGCCGAGTGCAACACCGAGCTGACCACCGACCTGCTGGCCAAGATCGTCAAGGCGCAGGTTGTCCGCATCGAGACCCTGTACACCAACGACATCGATTGCGGTCCGTTCGTCTCCGACACGCTGAAGATCGACTCCACCAGCAACCAGCTGGAAGCCCTGGTCGAGATCTACCGCATGATGCGTCCTGGCGAGCCGCCAACCAAGGATGCTGCCGAGACCCTGTTCAACAACCTGTTCTTCAGCGCCGAGCGTTACGATCTGTCCGCTGTTGGCCGCATGAAGTTCAACCGTCGTATCGGTCGCACCGAGATCGAAGGTTCGGGCGTGCTGAGCAAGGAAGATATCGTCGAGGTGCTCAAGACCCTGGTCGATATCCGTAACGGCAAAGGCATCGTCGACGACATCGACCACCTGGGTAACCGTCGTGTGCGTTGCGTCGGCGAAATGGCCGAGAACCAGTTCCGCGTTGGCCTGGTACGTGTTGAACGTGCGGTCAAAGAGCGTCTGTCGATGGCCGAAAGCGAAGGCCTGATGCCGCAGGACCTGATCAACGCCAAGCCGGTTGCGGCGGCGGTGAAGGAGTTCTTCGGTTCCAGCCAGCTCTCGCAGTTCATGGACCAGAACAACCCGCTCTCCGAGATCACCCACAAGCGCCGTGTTTCCGCACTCGGCCCAGGTGGTCTGACCCGTGAGCGTGCCGGCTTCGAGGTCCGTGACGTACACCCGACCCACTACGGCCGCGTGTGCCCGATCGAGACCCCTGAAGGTCCGAACATCGGTCTGATCAACTCCCTGGCTGCGTATGCGCGCACCAACCAGTACGGCTTCCTGGAAAGCCCGTACCGTGTGGTCAAGGCCGGTCTGGTCACCAATGAAATCGTCTTCCTGTCCGCCATCGAAGAGGCCGATCACGTGATCGCCCAGGCTTCGGCGACCATGAACGACAAGGGCATGCTGACCGACGAACTGGTTGCGGTTCGTCACCTGAACGAATTCACCGTCAAGGCGCCGGAAGACGTCACCCTGATGGACGTGTCGCCGAAGCAGGTAGTTTCTGTTGCGGCCTCGCTGATTCCGTTCCTCGAACACGACGACGCCAACCGCGCGTTGATGGGTTCGAACATGCAGCGTCAGGCTGTACCGACCCTGCGTGCTGACAAGCCGCTGGTAGGTACCGGCATGGAGCGCAACGTTGCCCGTGACTCCGGCGTTTGCGTCGTGGCTCGTCGTGGCGGCGTGATCGACTCGGTCGATGCCAGTCGTGTTGTGGTTCGCGTCAATGACGACGAAGTTGAAACCGGTGAAGCCGGTGTCGACATCTACAACCTGACCAAATACACCCGCTCCAACCAGAACACCTGCATCAACCAGCGTCCGCTGGTGAGCAAGGGTGACAAGGTTGCGCGCAGCGACATCCTGGCCGACGGCCCGTCCACCGACATGGGTGAACTGGCGCTGGGTCAGAACATGCGCGTCGCGTTCATGCCGTGGAACGGTTACAACTTCGAAGACTCCATCTGCCTCTCCGAGCGCGTGGTGCAAGAAGATCGCTTCACCACGATCCACATTCAGGAACTGACCTGTGTGGCCCGTGACACCAAGCTTGGCCCAGAGGAAATCACCGCGGACATCCCGAACGTGGGTGAAGCTGCGCTGAACAAGCTGGACGAAGCCGGTATCGTTTATGTGGGTGCCGAAGTTGGCGCCGGCGACATCCTGGTCGGCAAGGTCACTCCGAAAGGCGAGACCCAGCTGACGCCGGAAGAGAAGCTGCTGCGTGCGATTTTCGGTGAGAAAGCCAGCGACGTGAAAGACACCTCCCTGCGTGTGCCGACCGGCACCAAGGGTACTGTCATTGACGTGCAGGTCTTCACCCGCGATGGCGTGGAGCGCGACTCGCGTGCCCTGTCCATCGAGAAGACGCAGCTCGACGAGATCCGCAAGGACCTCAACGAAGAGTTCCGCATCGTCGAAGGCGCCACCTTCGAGCGTCTGCGTTCCGCCCTGGTGGGTGCCAAGGCCGAAGGCGGTACTGGCCTGAAGAAAGGCGCGGTGATCGACGACGCTTACCTCGATGGCCTCGAGCGCGGTCAGTGGTTCAAGCTGCGCATGGCGGAAGATGCTCTCAACGAGCAGCTGGAGAAGGCCCAGGCCTACATCAGCGACCGTCGCCAGATGCTCGACGACAAGTTCGAAGACAAGAAGCGCAAGCTGCAACAGGGCGATGACCTGGCTCCGGGCGTACTGAAGATCGTCAAGGTCTACCTGGCCATCAAGCGCCGCATCCAGCCGGGCGACAAGATGGCCGGTCGTCACGGTAACAAGGGTGTGGTCTCGGTGATCATGCCGGTCGAAGACATGCCGCACGATGCCAATGGCACCCCGGTCGACATCGTCCTCAACCCGCTGGGCGTACCGTCGCGTATGAACGTCGGTCAGATCCTCGAAACCCACCTGGGCCTCGCGGCCAAGGGCCTGGGCGAGAAGATCAACCGCATGCTCGAAGAGCAGCGCAAGGTCGCCGAGCTGCGCAAGTTCATGCAGCAGATCTACAACGAGATCGGTGGTCGTCAGGAGAACCTGAACGAGCTGTCCGATACCGAGATCCTCGACCTGGCGAAGAACCTGCGTGGCGGTGTGCCGATGGCCACCCCGGTATTCGACGGTGCCAAGGAAAGCGAGATCAAGGCCATGCTCAAGCTGGCCGATCTGCCGGAAAGCGGCCAGATGCGCCTGACTGACGGCCGTACCGGCAACCAGTTCGAGCGTCCGACCACTGTCGGCTACATGTACATGCTCAAACTGAACCACCTGGTCGACGACAAGATGCACGCTCGTTCCACCGGTTCCTACAGCCTGGTTACCCAGCAGCCGCTGGGTGGTAAGGCGCAGTTCGGTGGTCAGCGCTTCGGTGAGATGGAGGTCTGGGCACTGGAAGCCTACGGCGCCGCCTACACCCTGCAGGAAATGCTGACCGTGAAGTCGGACGACGTGAACGGCCGGACCAAGATGTACAAGAACATCGTGGACGGCGATCACCGCATGGAGGCCGGCATGCCCGAGTCCTTCAACGTGTTGATCAAAGAGATCCGCTCGCTCGGTATCGACATCGAACTGGAAACCGAATAA
- the rplL gene encoding 50S ribosomal protein L7/L12 has protein sequence MSLTNEQIIEAIGQKTVLEVVELIKAMEETFGVTAAVAAAGPAAAAAVVEEQTEFNVVLLEAGEKKVNVIKAVRELTGLGLKEAKEKVDTAPQIISEGLSKDAAEDAKKKLEEAGAKVELK, from the coding sequence ATGTCTCTGACTAACGAACAAATCATCGAAGCCATCGGCCAGAAAACCGTTCTGGAAGTTGTTGAACTGATCAAAGCCATGGAAGAAACCTTCGGCGTTACCGCTGCTGTTGCCGCTGCTGGCCCGGCTGCTGCTGCCGCTGTTGTTGAAGAGCAAACCGAGTTCAACGTTGTTCTGCTCGAAGCTGGCGAGAAGAAAGTCAACGTGATCAAGGCTGTTCGCGAACTGACCGGTCTGGGTCTGAAAGAAGCCAAAGAGAAAGTCGACACCGCTCCTCAGATCATCTCCGAAGGCCTGTCCAAGGACGCCGCCGAAGATGCCAAGAAGAAGCTGGAAGAAGCTGGCGCCAAAGTCGAGCTCAAGTAA